One stretch of Thermococcus sp. 21S9 DNA includes these proteins:
- a CDS encoding FAD-binding oxidoreductase, translating into MSRIAVIGGGIIGVATAYELAKLGEEVVLFEKNYFGSGSTFRCATGIRAQFTDEANIRLMKHSVERWEKLEEELEADIGFNQTGYLFLATSEEEVEAFKANIKLQNRFGVPTRLIDMDEAKEIVPILNTEPFLAGAWNPKDAKANPFKTLFAYLQKARELGVDAREHTEVVGFEREGETIIAVKFRSNGKVESVKVDAVLNASNAWAPLINEMAGLKRDLVPIKAYKHQLVKTEPLERGQAEPLVCPPAWEDAYIIQDGEDGGIICGAGIEHEAKSLDDVEPTYDFLRGVLRYAVRIAPPLRYAHVVRQWAGFYAKTPDSNPAIGKLLENFYIAAGFSGHGFMMAPAVAQAMAELISKGRSKVSLNWEWYDPYRFERGELRSSAFQIG; encoded by the coding sequence ATGAGTAGAATCGCGGTAATCGGAGGCGGAATAATCGGGGTCGCCACGGCCTACGAGCTGGCCAAGCTCGGCGAGGAGGTTGTCCTCTTCGAGAAGAACTACTTCGGCTCAGGCTCCACCTTCCGCTGTGCCACTGGAATACGCGCCCAGTTCACAGACGAGGCCAACATCAGGCTCATGAAGCACTCGGTTGAGCGCTGGGAGAAACTCGAGGAGGAGCTTGAGGCGGATATAGGCTTCAACCAGACCGGCTACCTGTTCTTGGCGACGAGCGAAGAAGAAGTTGAGGCGTTCAAAGCCAACATAAAGTTGCAGAACCGCTTCGGCGTCCCGACGAGGCTCATCGACATGGATGAGGCGAAGGAGATAGTGCCCATCCTCAACACCGAGCCGTTTTTGGCGGGAGCGTGGAACCCGAAGGACGCCAAGGCGAATCCCTTCAAGACGCTCTTCGCCTATCTGCAGAAAGCGAGGGAGCTTGGCGTTGACGCGCGCGAGCACACAGAGGTCGTTGGATTTGAGCGCGAAGGAGAGACCATAATCGCCGTAAAGTTCAGGAGCAACGGGAAGGTTGAGAGCGTTAAGGTTGACGCGGTTCTAAATGCCTCCAACGCCTGGGCGCCCCTAATCAACGAGATGGCGGGCTTAAAGCGCGACCTCGTCCCGATTAAGGCCTACAAGCACCAGCTCGTCAAAACGGAACCGCTTGAGAGGGGACAGGCAGAGCCTTTGGTGTGCCCGCCAGCGTGGGAAGACGCCTACATAATTCAGGACGGCGAGGACGGCGGAATCATCTGCGGTGCTGGGATAGAGCACGAGGCGAAGAGTTTAGACGACGTTGAGCCGACCTACGACTTCCTGCGCGGGGTTCTCCGCTACGCCGTGAGAATCGCTCCCCCGCTCCGCTACGCCCACGTTGTGAGGCAGTGGGCCGGCTTCTACGCCAAAACTCCCGACAGCAACCCGGCAATCGGGAAGCTCCTCGAAAACTTCTACATCGCGGCGGGCTTCTCTGGACACGGCTTCATGATGGCACCGGCCGTTGCCCAGGCCATGGCCGAGCTAATCTCGAAGGGTCGTTCTAAGGTTTCCCTGAACTGGGAGTGGTACGACCCGTACAGATTCGAGCGCGGAGAGCTGAGAAGCTCAGCGTTCCAGATTGGGTGA
- a CDS encoding (2Fe-2S)-binding protein encodes MTGKKIVCRCNDVTVEDVERLIDSGVTDIEEIKRLLRVGMGPCQGRTCIPIVISILARKTGKRPEEIPLPKARVPIRPVRVEVIVGGADE; translated from the coding sequence ATGACCGGGAAGAAAATCGTCTGCCGCTGTAACGACGTAACGGTTGAAGACGTCGAGAGGCTCATCGATTCCGGCGTCACGGACATCGAGGAAATTAAAAGGCTCCTCCGCGTCGGCATGGGGCCGTGCCAAGGGAGGACGTGCATTCCAATCGTAATCTCAATCCTCGCAAGGAAGACCGGGAAGAGGCCCGAGGAGATACCGCTCCCGAAGGCGAGGGTCCCGATTCGGCCGGTCCGCGTAGAGGTCATCGTGGGTGGTGCCGATGAGTAG
- a CDS encoding CHAT domain-containing tetratricopeptide repeat protein, with protein sequence MRYSGDWYAEAMACLIDANRGIKPIENFLCVIQKSDKILKKFHPKSREYKIAISLKAEALGWLAEHGYSPERTLNDAIKTCDEALKVITPTERELYSDILLIKANALVRLSEHSSNAVKNLKEAITLCDEILTTIDSSLPVYYLALGTKGNAHLFLARLSIDPELNLNSAIEAYTRAIEGLAKLQTAPYGIVQILMNRAVAYSVLALYAKDNYVPYLKRSLEDYDVVIEILSNEVKSQSYNRALVNKALVLIRLAESSPDSHILLVKSIELCNRALKNLLPTSQNYGRALLCKAEALFKLGKISEAKEKYASAIEVFKNAGNWFGLVGANSEIGDIYYQKGNFKQAFAYYKEAIDLVEKVRSNILSPQERAEFHGMYIEVYQKMVSTCIKLEKYQKAFEYAERARSRVFAEMLSEKIPENNTISNTILSPNVLKDFSESILYYFVAYNDEIVGLLINQGQIKIAKFLGNLHEIRSNILTILENSKDIEKKLPENSINALNNIYKKLIQPFESHLMNDIIIIPHRELHYIPFAALWDGELYLIEKHDIKLAPSATSLKLLKTREYPNKKALIIGNPTPDSDKNLPGAEYEAKLVEKILKEKNAYEMIVLLLREDATINNLKNEINTANLIHYSGHAFFDWAQPENSGLILNDGIFTIRNIAELNIPANLVVLSACETGLAKISPGDELEGLVRAIHLAGARYVIATLWPVNDYIARRIFEIFYLENGSIAEKLKSSQEKIIKLYRENISEKSFWYWAPFQIYGG encoded by the coding sequence ATGAGGTACAGTGGTGATTGGTATGCCGAAGCTATGGCCTGTCTTATAGATGCAAACCGGGGAATAAAACCAATTGAAAATTTTCTTTGCGTTATACAAAAAAGTGACAAGATTCTAAAAAAATTCCACCCAAAGTCACGTGAGTATAAAATTGCCATATCTCTCAAAGCGGAGGCTCTAGGTTGGCTAGCGGAACATGGATATTCTCCAGAAAGAACATTGAATGATGCTATAAAAACATGCGATGAAGCTTTGAAAGTGATAACACCTACAGAAAGAGAGCTTTATTCAGATATTTTGTTAATTAAAGCAAATGCACTAGTCAGACTTTCTGAACACTCTAGTAATGCAGTGAAAAATTTAAAGGAAGCCATAACACTATGCGATGAAATCCTAACAACAATAGATTCTTCCTTACCAGTATACTATCTGGCATTAGGAACTAAGGGAAATGCACACCTCTTTCTGGCTCGATTATCAATTGATCCGGAGCTTAATTTGAATAGTGCGATTGAGGCATACACCCGAGCTATTGAGGGGCTAGCAAAACTCCAAACTGCTCCCTACGGCATTGTTCAGATATTAATGAACAGGGCAGTGGCTTATAGTGTTCTAGCATTATATGCTAAAGATAACTACGTGCCATATTTAAAAAGATCTCTAGAAGACTATGATGTTGTTATTGAAATTCTATCTAACGAGGTAAAAAGTCAAAGTTATAATAGGGCGTTAGTCAATAAGGCATTAGTTTTGATAAGGTTAGCAGAATCTTCCCCAGATTCTCACATATTGTTAGTTAAGTCCATTGAGCTTTGCAATCGTGCGTTAAAAAATCTGCTCCCTACTTCGCAAAATTATGGAAGAGCTCTTCTATGTAAAGCTGAAGCATTGTTTAAACTGGGAAAAATCTCAGAAGCAAAAGAGAAGTATGCTTCAGCTATTGAGGTATTTAAAAATGCTGGAAACTGGTTTGGGTTAGTAGGGGCAAACTCTGAAATTGGGGATATCTATTACCAAAAAGGGAACTTTAAACAGGCATTTGCCTACTATAAAGAGGCGATAGACTTGGTAGAAAAAGTAAGGTCAAATATTCTCTCTCCTCAAGAGCGTGCGGAATTTCATGGGATGTACATTGAGGTATACCAAAAAATGGTTTCTACATGTATTAAACTTGAGAAGTATCAAAAAGCATTTGAATACGCCGAAAGGGCTAGATCGAGAGTTTTTGCTGAGATGTTATCAGAAAAAATACCTGAGAACAATACAATTAGCAACACTATTTTGTCTCCCAATGTGTTAAAAGATTTCTCCGAGTCTATTCTTTATTACTTTGTTGCATATAATGATGAAATTGTTGGGCTATTGATAAATCAGGGACAAATAAAAATTGCCAAGTTTCTTGGCAATCTACATGAGATACGAAGTAATATACTAACAATACTAGAGAACTCAAAAGACATAGAGAAGAAGCTTCCAGAAAACTCGATAAATGCACTAAATAATATTTATAAAAAGCTTATTCAGCCTTTTGAGTCCCACTTAATGAATGATATTATTATAATTCCACATAGAGAACTTCATTATATTCCCTTCGCGGCATTGTGGGATGGGGAATTGTACTTAATTGAGAAGCATGATATAAAACTTGCTCCATCTGCTACTTCGTTGAAACTCTTGAAAACTAGAGAATATCCCAATAAGAAGGCACTAATAATAGGCAACCCAACACCAGATTCAGATAAGAATTTACCAGGAGCAGAATACGAAGCAAAACTTGTAGAAAAAATCCTTAAAGAGAAAAATGCTTATGAAATGATTGTGCTTCTTCTTAGGGAAGATGCAACAATAAATAATCTAAAAAATGAAATTAATACTGCAAATCTAATCCACTATAGTGGACATGCATTCTTTGATTGGGCTCAACCTGAGAATTCCGGGTTAATATTAAATGATGGGATATTCACCATAAGAAATATTGCAGAGTTAAATATCCCAGCCAATCTTGTAGTTTTATCTGCCTGTGAAACGGGACTTGCTAAAATTTCACCAGGTGATGAGCTAGAAGGGTTAGTTAGGGCTATCCATCTAGCAGGAGCACGATATGTAATTGCAACACTCTGGCCTGTCAATGATTATATTGCGAGAAGGATTTTTGAAATATTTTATCTAGAAAACGGAAGCATTGCAGAGAAACTAAAAAGCAGTCAAGAAAAGATAATCAAACTTTACAGGGAAAATATTAGTGAAAAAAGTTTCTGGTATTGGGCACCGTTTCAGATTTATGGGGGTTGA
- a CDS encoding NAD(P)/FAD-dependent oxidoreductase, with protein MKIVVIGSGTAGSNFALFMRKLDRKAEIIVIGKESTMQYSPCALPHVISGTIEKPEDVIVFPNEFYEKQKIKLMLNTEAKAIDRERKVVITDKGEVPYDKLVLAVGSKAFIPPIKGVQNEGVFTLKSLDDVRRIKAYIAERKPKKAVVIGAGLIGLEGAEAFAKLGMEVLVVELMDRLMPTMLDKDTAKLVQKEMEANGVSFRFGVGVSEIIGSPVEAVRIGDEEVPTELVLVATGVRANTDLAKEAGLEVNRGIVVNEHLQTSDPDIYAIGDCAEVIDAVTGERTLSQLGTSAVRMAKVAAEHIVGKDVSFRPVFNTTITELFGLEIGTFGITEERAKKEGIKVAIGKFKGSTKPEYYPGGKPITVKVLFRKSDRKLVGAQIVGGERVWGRIMTLSALAQKGATVEDIVYLETAYAPPISPTIDPISVAAEMALRRFR; from the coding sequence ATGAAAATCGTCGTTATCGGTTCTGGAACCGCGGGAAGCAACTTCGCCCTCTTTATGAGGAAGCTTGACAGGAAGGCCGAAATCATCGTCATCGGGAAGGAAAGTACGATGCAGTACTCGCCCTGCGCTTTACCTCACGTCATCAGCGGGACGATAGAGAAGCCCGAAGACGTCATCGTCTTTCCAAACGAGTTCTATGAGAAGCAGAAGATAAAGCTCATGCTCAACACCGAGGCAAAGGCGATAGACCGCGAGAGGAAGGTCGTAATCACCGACAAGGGCGAGGTTCCCTACGACAAGCTCGTCCTTGCCGTCGGCTCCAAAGCTTTCATCCCGCCGATTAAAGGGGTTCAGAACGAGGGCGTCTTCACGCTCAAGAGCCTCGACGACGTGAGGAGGATTAAAGCTTACATCGCCGAGAGGAAGCCGAAGAAAGCGGTGGTCATCGGCGCGGGTCTAATCGGCCTCGAGGGGGCCGAGGCCTTCGCGAAGCTCGGAATGGAAGTTCTGGTCGTTGAGCTGATGGACAGGCTTATGCCGACGATGCTCGACAAAGACACCGCGAAGCTCGTCCAGAAGGAGATGGAGGCGAACGGCGTCTCCTTCCGCTTCGGCGTTGGAGTTAGCGAGATAATCGGCAGTCCAGTCGAGGCGGTTAGGATAGGCGACGAGGAGGTTCCGACCGAGCTGGTTCTCGTTGCGACCGGCGTCAGGGCCAACACGGACCTCGCAAAGGAGGCAGGGCTTGAGGTGAACAGGGGGATAGTGGTCAACGAGCACCTCCAGACGAGTGACCCGGACATCTACGCGATAGGAGACTGCGCCGAGGTGATAGATGCTGTAACTGGGGAAAGAACGCTCAGCCAGCTTGGAACTTCAGCGGTCAGAATGGCAAAGGTCGCTGCTGAGCACATAGTAGGTAAGGACGTCTCCTTCAGGCCCGTCTTCAACACTACCATAACCGAGCTCTTCGGCCTCGAGATAGGCACTTTCGGCATCACCGAGGAGAGGGCGAAGAAAGAAGGGATTAAAGTTGCCATCGGCAAGTTCAAAGGCTCAACGAAGCCCGAGTACTACCCCGGCGGAAAGCCGATAACGGTCAAGGTCCTCTTCAGGAAGTCCGACAGGAAGCTCGTCGGAGCGCAGATAGTCGGCGGTGAGAGGGTCTGGGGAAGGATAATGACGCTCTCGGCCTTAGCTCAGAAGGGAGCGACGGTAGAAGATATCGTTTACCTTGAGACAGCCTATGCCCCGCCGATAAGCCCGACGATTGACCCGATAAGCGTCGCGGCGGAGATGGCGCTGAGGAGGTTCAGGTGA
- a CDS encoding 4Fe-4S dicluster domain-containing protein, protein MSEVPPYLQRGYITPEELFSIIPKPSEERLRKRPVAVPECPQEIPCAPCREICPTGAINMPTPNDLPIVDYDKCIGCSLCVQICPGLAFFMVHYVGDKARITMPHELLPVPERGEEVVLLNRVGEPVGKGKVITVVPREKSKGDTPILVVEVPIELAWDVRAVRVVRE, encoded by the coding sequence ATGAGCGAGGTACCGCCCTACCTTCAGAGGGGATACATAACCCCGGAGGAGCTGTTCTCGATAATTCCGAAGCCGAGCGAGGAGAGGCTCAGGAAGAGGCCCGTTGCAGTTCCCGAGTGCCCCCAGGAGATACCCTGCGCCCCGTGCAGGGAGATATGTCCGACGGGCGCGATAAACATGCCCACCCCGAACGACCTGCCGATTGTCGACTACGACAAGTGCATCGGTTGCTCCCTCTGCGTCCAAATCTGTCCAGGTCTGGCGTTTTTCATGGTGCACTACGTCGGCGACAAAGCGCGCATAACGATGCCCCACGAGCTTCTTCCAGTTCCGGAGCGGGGCGAGGAGGTCGTTCTCCTCAACAGAGTCGGCGAGCCGGTCGGAAAGGGGAAGGTAATCACCGTCGTCCCGAGGGAGAAGAGCAAGGGCGACACGCCGATACTCGTCGTCGAGGTGCCGATTGAGCTGGCCTGGGATGTTCGGGCGGTTAGGGTGGTGAGAGAATGA
- the pyrH gene encoding UMP kinase, with product MRIVFDIGGSVLVPEDPDVEFIKAIAYELIKISEDHEVAVVVGGGKVARKYIKAAKTFTPNETFKDYIGIHITRANAMLLIAALGEKAYPFVIQDFRKAWEVIQLKKIPIMGGTHPGHTTDAVSALLAEYLQADLLVVVTNVDGVYDSDPRKNPNAKKLDRITPEGLVEIAMEAESKAGGSGVVDALAAKFIQRGRIRTYIVGKKDAYHLFDVVRGKHSGTVVEP from the coding sequence ATGAGAATCGTCTTCGACATAGGTGGTTCTGTTCTCGTTCCCGAAGACCCGGACGTCGAGTTCATCAAGGCGATAGCGTACGAGCTCATCAAGATAAGCGAGGACCACGAGGTAGCGGTGGTAGTCGGCGGTGGAAAGGTCGCCAGGAAGTACATCAAGGCCGCGAAGACCTTCACGCCCAACGAGACCTTCAAGGACTACATAGGAATCCACATCACGAGGGCGAACGCGATGCTTTTGATAGCCGCCCTTGGCGAGAAGGCCTATCCCTTCGTCATTCAGGACTTCCGTAAGGCGTGGGAGGTCATACAGCTCAAGAAGATACCGATAATGGGCGGAACTCACCCGGGCCACACGACCGATGCCGTCTCCGCGCTCCTCGCCGAGTACCTTCAGGCCGACCTTCTGGTGGTTGTCACCAACGTGGACGGCGTCTACGACTCCGACCCGAGGAAGAACCCGAACGCAAAGAAGCTCGACAGGATAACGCCGGAAGGGCTCGTCGAGATTGCGATGGAGGCCGAGAGCAAAGCCGGCGGAAGCGGTGTCGTTGATGCCTTGGCGGCGAAGTTCATCCAGCGCGGGCGGATAAGGACCTACATCGTCGGCAAGAAGGACGCCTATCACCTCTTCGACGTTGTCAGAGGGAAGCACAGCGGGACTGTGGTGGAGCCTTGA
- a CDS encoding RNA 2'-phosphotransferase, translated as MNRVKVSKLMAYILRHSPEEFGLKPDGEGFVPLDELVKALQTIYPDVTEGFVREIVARDSKGRYEIRDGKIRARYGHSFKVKLDHEEDTESRVLYHGTPRRNLGRIMREGLKPMKRQFVHLTTSKSEALETGRRRGKDVVLLIIDADCLRRRGLRVYKAGKNVRIVERVPPECILSLSVSQPP; from the coding sequence ATGAACCGCGTGAAGGTCAGCAAGCTCATGGCATACATTCTCAGGCACTCGCCGGAGGAGTTCGGACTAAAGCCGGACGGAGAGGGCTTCGTCCCGCTGGACGAGCTCGTTAAAGCCCTCCAAACCATTTATCCCGACGTTACAGAGGGGTTCGTGAGGGAGATAGTCGCGAGGGACTCCAAGGGGCGCTACGAGATTAGGGACGGTAAAATCCGCGCCCGCTACGGCCACAGCTTCAAAGTTAAGCTCGACCACGAGGAGGACACCGAATCAAGGGTTCTCTACCACGGCACGCCGAGGAGGAACCTCGGGAGGATTATGCGCGAGGGCCTTAAACCCATGAAACGGCAGTTCGTCCACCTGACGACGAGTAAAAGCGAGGCCCTCGAAACGGGCAGGAGACGCGGAAAGGACGTGGTGCTTCTAATAATCGACGCCGACTGCCTAAGGAGAAGGGGTCTGAGGGTTTACAAAGCCGGAAAGAACGTGAGGATAGTGGAGAGGGTCCCGCCCGAGTGCATACTATCATTGAGTGTAAGTCAACCCCCATAA
- a CDS encoding PIN domain-containing protein, whose protein sequence is MIFETELTERATRLLSLAKYPVVSETVIDECVYVTLRRKASKRGVRSIYDLKKFLKTEEGRALIRESNEEVLSFIASYDMEIVKDPDIFLALSLAEKYGLLFHDAKILGSMVENGIKRLVTLDRDFDGIPIIEVLTDEEK, encoded by the coding sequence GTGATTTTTGAAACGGAGCTTACTGAGAGAGCAACTCGTTTGCTGTCCCTTGCAAAGTATCCCGTAGTCTCTGAGACAGTCATTGACGAGTGCGTGTACGTAACCCTACGCAGAAAAGCTTCAAAACGGGGAGTTCGTAGCATATACGACCTGAAGAAATTTCTCAAGACTGAGGAAGGTAGAGCTTTGATTCGAGAGTCCAATGAAGAAGTTCTCTCGTTTATAGCCAGTTATGATATGGAGATTGTGAAGGACCCTGATATATTCCTTGCTCTTAGTCTGGCCGAGAAATATGGCCTTCTGTTTCACGATGCGAAGATACTGGGTTCAATGGTTGAAAACGGAATCAAAAGACTCGTTACCCTTGACAGGGACTTCGATGGAATCCCTATCATCGAAGTGTTAACTGATGAGGAAAAATAA
- a CDS encoding pentapeptide repeat-containing protein: MCKREDFGNCDPETANQEYCIFHKPKKSEEEAREFYRKFLERFKPRVEEIEVGGRKIKRLVFEEAVDARGYVFPEVPDVPIKYIDEEGNEWNQKFTFENTVFKNYVNFSHVTFEGWISFKKSIFNSSVVFNKTCFKADVEFKASVFNSKFKLDQIQKLLSTHPELAAWMMNISLEDLEIDTGNTVVLFIETQFHGKAIFCETSFNAEVVFFKTIFTDDAIFCCANFDHVKFEKITFLSGAHFNFVEMNKGNFEYCQFGTEKTPTIIFFWNSTFREVKFVECTFVGITLFNNGVFDSAKFLNLVFTSPLEFTRSIREYLQGYDLVDNLILCGDTLKDVLENFDKREDIENLYESQTLIMLYDTCVFFRNAKFTKALFYNIIFNTGIDFTGIKCQDFLINKCKFSEQIKFSNAQVTKKVEITNSVFNSNVSFNRAEFKEVSFNFTIFKEGANFKDAIFHGTTHFKGIEFKNEVNFSLATFKGKTSFDGSIFERLAVFVEQENTDTSEPTPKFHDELSLANCDFRQGADFLGSLKSETNLSKLWEFFSSCFSNPQAMIEALRVQRLSFEKEGKRDEADRMFVLEMRAKRKIRESKLSESAVQKATSIWGVRHLLNLQDWLTTWLFNSSNIWKELLKLLVAIVPIVFVSLIITVSIATFQFLYLLGYVGEVVLGDWISLYGTSWERIIGVSLLVIIGNAVPYTIWSKLIDGFPKTSNIVVRFANALYYSLVTFTTLGYGDMHPTGWLKALSALEALTGAVFMALIVAVIARKWMR, from the coding sequence ATGTGTAAGAGGGAAGATTTTGGGAACTGCGACCCTGAAACTGCCAACCAAGAGTACTGCATTTTTCACAAGCCGAAAAAGAGTGAGGAAGAGGCGAGGGAGTTTTACAGGAAGTTTCTGGAGCGGTTTAAGCCGAGGGTTGAGGAGATTGAAGTTGGCGGAAGGAAGATAAAGAGGCTGGTTTTTGAGGAGGCTGTAGATGCAAGGGGGTATGTATTTCCCGAGGTTCCTGATGTGCCTATCAAATACATAGATGAAGAAGGCAATGAGTGGAATCAAAAATTTACGTTTGAGAACACAGTGTTTAAGAATTATGTAAACTTTTCTCACGTGACATTTGAAGGATGGATATCATTCAAAAAGAGTATCTTCAATAGTAGTGTTGTATTTAATAAGACATGCTTTAAAGCAGATGTTGAGTTCAAAGCCTCAGTATTCAATTCTAAATTTAAATTAGACCAAATCCAAAAGTTATTATCCACTCATCCTGAACTAGCTGCATGGATGATGAACATAAGTTTAGAAGATTTGGAGATAGATACCGGAAATACGGTAGTTTTGTTCATAGAAACCCAATTTCATGGAAAAGCAATTTTTTGTGAAACCTCTTTTAATGCTGAAGTAGTATTTTTTAAAACAATATTTACGGACGATGCGATATTTTGCTGTGCCAACTTTGACCATGTCAAATTCGAAAAAATAACATTCCTCAGTGGAGCTCACTTTAATTTTGTAGAAATGAATAAGGGAAACTTTGAATATTGCCAATTTGGAACGGAAAAAACACCGACAATAATCTTTTTCTGGAATAGCACCTTTAGAGAGGTTAAATTTGTAGAATGTACGTTTGTAGGGATTACACTTTTTAATAATGGTGTGTTTGATAGTGCTAAGTTTCTTAATTTGGTATTTACATCACCTTTGGAGTTTACTAGAAGCATCAGAGAATACTTACAAGGGTATGACCTCGTGGATAATTTAATCCTCTGTGGAGATACACTAAAAGATGTTCTTGAGAACTTTGATAAAAGAGAAGACATTGAAAATCTGTACGAATCACAAACATTGATAATGCTCTATGATACCTGTGTATTTTTCAGGAATGCTAAATTCACAAAAGCACTGTTTTATAATATCATATTCAACACAGGTATAGATTTCACCGGAATAAAATGTCAAGATTTTTTAATAAATAAATGCAAATTTAGTGAACAGATTAAGTTTTCAAACGCACAAGTTACAAAAAAAGTAGAAATTACCAATTCTGTATTCAACAGCAATGTCTCATTTAATAGAGCAGAGTTTAAAGAGGTATCTTTTAACTTTACAATATTTAAAGAAGGGGCTAACTTTAAGGATGCAATATTTCATGGTACTACACATTTCAAAGGAATTGAATTTAAAAACGAGGTAAATTTCTCCCTAGCAACTTTCAAAGGAAAAACGAGCTTTGATGGTTCAATCTTTGAACGATTGGCGGTTTTTGTTGAACAAGAAAACACAGACACCAGCGAACCAACTCCCAAGTTTCATGATGAACTAAGCCTTGCTAACTGCGACTTCAGACAGGGAGCTGACTTTTTAGGAAGCCTAAAAAGCGAAACAAATCTTTCCAAACTCTGGGAGTTTTTCAGTTCATGTTTCTCAAATCCACAGGCTATGATAGAAGCCCTTCGCGTTCAGAGGTTGAGTTTTGAAAAAGAAGGCAAACGTGACGAAGCCGATAGAATGTTCGTCCTTGAAATGAGAGCTAAGAGGAAAATCCGGGAATCTAAGCTCTCAGAATCCGCAGTCCAAAAAGCAACTTCAATATGGGGAGTTAGACACCTACTAAATCTCCAAGACTGGCTGACCACGTGGCTATTCAACTCGTCGAACATCTGGAAAGAACTCCTAAAGCTGTTGGTTGCGATTGTCCCAATAGTTTTTGTGAGCTTAATCATAACCGTTTCAATAGCAACTTTCCAGTTCTTGTATTTGCTTGGATATGTTGGAGAAGTAGTTCTTGGAGACTGGATATCCCTCTATGGCACAAGCTGGGAGCGTATAATTGGTGTGTCGTTGCTCGTAATCATTGGAAACGCCGTCCCCTACACAATATGGAGCAAACTAATTGACGGCTTTCCTAAAACTTCAAACATTGTTGTCCGTTTCGCCAACGCCCTCTACTACTCCCTCGTAACCTTCACAACCCTCGGCTACGGCGACATGCACCCTACGGGCTGGCTCAAGGCTTTGAGCGCCCTTGAAGCCCTAACCGGAGCCGTCTTCATGGCCCTCATCGTCGCGGTGATAGCAAGGAAGTGGATGCGCTGA